One part of the Bdellovibrio bacteriovorus genome encodes these proteins:
- the lptG gene encoding LPS export ABC transporter permease LptG, whose product MNRIDRYTAWLFVGYFVGGLLVFLTLFTAVDAMSTMVNYKDVAPSALVNYYLYSFPGIISQLLPVACLLGVILTLTSLNKANELVALFASGMSLIRIAVPMLLLVAVISALGYMAADRVLPRATKQKNYILYYDLKKEPHRFSTIRTDRIWYRSKNSIFNIKTLNAKGDGAQGLTMYFFSDEWDLVQMITAAQVKIQGAQWLLEQGTVTIFNKDSSFPLTSPFKTKSIVMAEDSKDLQSAGQTADMMSQKELEHFIDKNKAAGLDTVAYEVDYHSKISFAFAGLVMCLLGIPFSVGRARSGGTMLNVGICLALVFAYYVFYSSGITLGQHGTLPPVAAAWAPNIVMLIVAFVLLKKLKR is encoded by the coding sequence GTGAATAGGATCGATCGTTATACAGCTTGGCTCTTCGTAGGTTACTTCGTGGGTGGCCTTCTGGTGTTTTTGACTCTGTTTACCGCGGTTGACGCGATGTCCACAATGGTCAACTACAAGGACGTTGCTCCCTCGGCATTGGTGAATTATTACCTCTATTCCTTCCCTGGAATCATCTCACAACTGTTGCCGGTGGCCTGTTTGCTGGGGGTGATCCTGACCTTGACCAGCCTGAATAAGGCCAATGAACTCGTTGCGTTATTTGCCAGTGGGATGAGCCTGATTCGTATCGCGGTGCCGATGCTTTTGTTGGTGGCGGTGATCTCGGCTTTGGGGTACATGGCCGCGGACCGGGTTTTGCCCCGCGCGACCAAGCAAAAGAATTACATTCTGTACTATGACCTGAAAAAAGAGCCGCACCGTTTTTCCACGATCCGTACGGACCGTATCTGGTATCGTTCCAAAAACTCCATCTTCAATATCAAAACCCTGAATGCAAAAGGGGATGGGGCGCAAGGTCTGACGATGTACTTCTTCAGCGACGAATGGGATCTGGTGCAGATGATCACAGCCGCTCAGGTGAAAATCCAAGGGGCCCAGTGGCTGCTGGAGCAGGGGACAGTGACGATCTTTAACAAGGACTCAAGCTTCCCGCTGACTAGTCCGTTTAAGACCAAAAGCATCGTGATGGCCGAGGATTCCAAGGACCTGCAAAGCGCCGGTCAGACCGCCGACATGATGTCGCAAAAAGAGCTGGAACATTTCATCGACAAGAACAAGGCCGCCGGCCTGGATACCGTGGCCTATGAGGTGGACTATCATTCCAAAATCAGCTTCGCCTTTGCCGGCCTTGTCATGTGCCTATTGGGTATTCCTTTCAGTGTGGGGCGGGCCCGGTCCGGGGGCACCATGCTGAATGTCGGGATCTGTCTGGCCCTGGTGTTCGCCTATTACGTGTTTTATTCCTCGGGAATCACTTTAGGGCAGCACGGGACCCTGCCTCCGGTGGCGGCTGCCTGGGCTCCCAACATAGTTATGTTGATCGTGGCCTTCGTTCTTCTCAAAAAGCTGAAACGCTGA
- the def gene encoding peptide deformylase — protein MIMKILTFPDPKLREVSQPVKTFGPEIAKLAEDMVETMYHANGIGLAAPQVGELVRMVVIDTRPKDEKGRRYKYEEMTELEAAVKQPLILINPEIVKGEGKTTFDEGCLSIPGYYETVERYNYIEMKAFDVNGKEYIVKTDGLLAICMQHEMDHLEGTLFIDHLSFVKGNKIKNQIKKYGYPVKKEKEGDATTADEEKCEV, from the coding sequence ATGATCATGAAAATCCTCACATTCCCAGACCCGAAGTTGCGTGAAGTTTCGCAGCCGGTGAAGACTTTTGGACCTGAAATCGCCAAATTGGCTGAAGACATGGTTGAAACCATGTACCACGCCAACGGGATCGGTCTGGCAGCCCCGCAAGTGGGTGAGCTGGTTCGCATGGTGGTGATCGACACTCGTCCCAAAGACGAAAAGGGCCGCCGCTACAAATACGAAGAAATGACCGAACTGGAAGCGGCGGTAAAACAACCGCTGATTCTGATCAATCCAGAAATCGTCAAAGGCGAAGGCAAGACCACTTTCGATGAAGGCTGTCTGTCCATCCCTGGCTATTACGAAACAGTGGAACGCTACAACTACATCGAAATGAAAGCTTTCGATGTGAATGGCAAAGAGTACATCGTGAAAACCGACGGTCTGCTTGCGATCTGCATGCAGCACGAAATGGATCACCTTGAAGGCACTTTGTTCATCGATCACCTGAGCTTCGTCAAAGGCAACAAAATCAAAAATCAAATCAAGAAGTACGGCTACCCTGTTAAAAAAGAAAAAGAAGGGGATGCTACAACAGCTGACGAAGAAAAGTGTGAAGTGTGA
- the fmt gene encoding methionyl-tRNA formyltransferase, whose translation MSKVRVCFLGTPEFAVTSLKALLSDEHFEVVGVVTQPDRPAGRKLQLTPSPVKALAQAHNLKVLAPESLKANPLMLQEIKTWGAEVAVVVAFGQILTQEFLDSFRFGCVNVHGSVLPRWRGAAPIQRAIEAGDVESGVTLQKMVKKLDAGDIIGIRRVKITPDMNALQLHDVLAQLGAELLQVELMDYVRGNLAPTPQDESKVTMAKKIEKMESQIDWNTSAKAIDGKIRGFVYGPGTYTLLQGKKLKLHRATVTRDGGSIGSAKPGTITAIHDDHISVATGDGVLQLFEVQPESRNRMAIADFLKGHALKVGDQLGV comes from the coding sequence GTGAGCAAGGTCCGCGTCTGTTTTCTAGGAACCCCTGAATTTGCCGTGACCTCTTTGAAAGCTCTGTTGTCTGATGAGCACTTTGAGGTCGTGGGTGTTGTCACCCAGCCTGACCGCCCTGCCGGTCGTAAACTCCAACTGACTCCAAGTCCCGTAAAAGCTCTGGCTCAAGCCCACAACCTAAAGGTTTTGGCGCCTGAGTCGTTGAAAGCGAATCCACTGATGCTTCAGGAAATCAAAACCTGGGGAGCTGAGGTGGCGGTGGTGGTGGCCTTTGGCCAGATCCTGACTCAGGAATTTTTGGATTCATTCCGCTTTGGTTGTGTGAATGTGCACGGATCTGTTTTGCCACGCTGGCGTGGGGCGGCTCCGATCCAAAGAGCTATCGAAGCCGGAGACGTCGAAAGTGGCGTGACCCTGCAGAAGATGGTTAAGAAACTGGATGCCGGTGACATCATTGGCATTCGTCGTGTGAAAATCACTCCGGACATGAACGCTTTGCAGTTGCATGATGTGCTGGCCCAGTTGGGGGCAGAACTTCTGCAAGTGGAACTGATGGATTATGTTCGTGGCAATCTAGCGCCGACACCTCAGGATGAATCGAAGGTGACGATGGCGAAAAAAATCGAAAAGATGGAATCCCAGATCGACTGGAACACGTCCGCCAAAGCCATCGACGGAAAGATCCGCGGCTTTGTTTACGGGCCGGGGACGTACACTTTGTTGCAGGGTAAGAAATTGAAACTGCACAGAGCCACAGTCACGCGTGATGGTGGCTCTATCGGCAGTGCCAAGCCTGGTACGATCACCGCCATTCACGACGACCACATTTCGGTGGCAACCGGTGACGGTGTTTTGCAATTGTTTGAAGTTCAGCCGGAAAGCCGCAACCGCATGGCGATTGCTGATTTCCTGAAAGGTCATGCCTTGAAAGTGGGGGATCAGCTTGGCGTCTAA
- the rpe gene encoding ribulose-phosphate 3-epimerase — protein MVAPSILSADFANLEKEIKAVAQAGADWIHVDVMDGRFVPNITIGIPVVKALKKVSPLPLDVHLMIEEPERYVEEFVKAGSDYLTIHVESTKDAAGTLKRIRELGAKPGITLRPRTAVEEVLPLLPLCDLVLVMTVEPGFGGQSFMNDQVAKITRLRQEISSGSLSCLIEVDGGINAETAKICHEADVFVAGSYVFGKEYGSAIASLKGS, from the coding sequence ATGGTGGCTCCTTCCATTTTGTCGGCGGACTTTGCCAATCTTGAAAAAGAGATCAAGGCCGTGGCTCAGGCCGGTGCGGACTGGATTCACGTCGACGTGATGGACGGACGCTTTGTGCCGAATATCACCATTGGTATTCCGGTGGTAAAGGCGCTTAAAAAAGTGTCGCCACTTCCTTTGGATGTGCATCTGATGATTGAAGAGCCTGAACGCTATGTGGAAGAATTCGTGAAAGCGGGCAGTGACTATCTGACCATTCATGTGGAGTCCACCAAAGACGCCGCAGGCACTTTGAAACGCATTCGTGAACTGGGTGCGAAACCCGGCATCACCCTTCGCCCGCGTACTGCGGTGGAAGAAGTTTTGCCTCTGCTGCCATTGTGCGATCTGGTGCTGGTGATGACCGTAGAGCCGGGCTTTGGCGGTCAGTCTTTCATGAATGATCAGGTGGCGAAGATCACTCGTTTGCGTCAGGAAATTTCCTCTGGGAGTTTGTCCTGCCTGATTGAGGTTGATGGCGGTATCAACGCAGAGACTGCGAAGATCTGCCACGAGGCGGATGTGTTCGTTGCCGGCAGTTATGTTTTTGGCAAGGAATACGGATCAGCGATTGCCAGTCTTAAAGGGTCGTAA
- a CDS encoding NUDIX domain-containing protein, giving the protein MLRSYKDDREYYASLPKKRIGVGALLFYKGDLLIVQPTYNPAWILPGGTVEAEESPSEALQRELKEELGLNIQAGSLLAIDYVSNRDVKGEYMQLLFSAKDLTEYQAQNIRLPMYEIKDFKFVAVEKALEMLTPIVSRRVHSVILAQEQGLGAIYLEEGRPFYDPLRLAIADPYSLPKT; this is encoded by the coding sequence ATGTTACGAAGTTACAAAGATGACCGTGAATACTACGCCTCATTGCCAAAAAAACGCATCGGAGTGGGCGCACTGCTGTTTTATAAAGGCGATCTTTTGATCGTACAACCCACCTACAACCCGGCCTGGATTCTGCCCGGAGGCACCGTCGAGGCTGAAGAGTCCCCGAGCGAAGCTTTGCAACGGGAACTAAAGGAAGAGCTCGGATTAAACATCCAAGCCGGTTCACTGCTGGCCATCGACTATGTCAGCAACCGCGATGTCAAAGGCGAATACATGCAACTGCTTTTTTCCGCCAAAGACCTGACTGAATATCAGGCGCAAAACATCCGCCTGCCCATGTATGAAATAAAAGATTTCAAATTTGTCGCCGTTGAAAAGGCCCTGGAAATGCTCACCCCGATTGTCAGCCGCCGCGTGCACAGTGTGATACTGGCGCAAGAACAGGGACTGGGGGCCATTTATCTGGAAGAGGGTCGTCCGTTTTACGACCCTTTAAGACTGGCAATCGCTGATCCGTATTCCTTGCCAAAAACATAA
- a CDS encoding outer membrane beta-barrel protein: MKKLLVMLAVVMGFGSVSHADILLEPYLGYEMGKTTDPDGKINGTQLGVRLAYRSPVMFWAGLDGTLGISGTSELDSGPDESAKRTTVYGVVGLDFPILVRAWLGYGFMNDIDLEDSGKMKGKSTKLGVGFTGLPFLSLNVEYLKETFDEVDGVDIDAKNESVVVSVSLPCIRIPASGILKNQIKFQSQSHSTGVAFFV, from the coding sequence ATGAAAAAGCTCTTGGTCATGTTGGCTGTTGTTATGGGTTTCGGGAGCGTATCTCACGCAGACATTCTGCTAGAGCCGTATCTTGGTTACGAAATGGGTAAAACCACAGATCCAGATGGGAAAATTAATGGAACTCAGTTGGGTGTGCGCCTGGCTTATAGATCTCCAGTAATGTTCTGGGCTGGGCTTGATGGTACGTTGGGTATCAGCGGAACATCTGAGTTGGATTCCGGCCCTGATGAGTCTGCAAAAAGAACCACCGTATACGGTGTTGTCGGTCTTGATTTCCCGATTCTTGTTCGCGCGTGGCTGGGTTACGGCTTCATGAACGACATCGATCTTGAAGACAGCGGTAAAATGAAAGGTAAAAGCACAAAGCTGGGCGTAGGCTTCACTGGTTTGCCATTCCTTTCTTTGAACGTGGAATACCTGAAAGAAACATTCGACGAAGTTGACGGCGTAGACATTGACGCGAAAAACGAATCCGTCGTTGTATCCGTATCCCTGCCTTGTATCCGTATCCCTGCCTCTGGAATTCTAAAAAACCAAATAAAATTCCAATCCCAAAGCCACTCCACCGGAGTGGCTTTTTTCGTTTAA
- the hutH gene encoding histidine ammonia-lyase encodes MQITGENITLENLYEIAHNPSIKAELSASGRANMQKSRDYIEGRIASGEVMYGVNTGFGAFSSVRISDAEIEQLQRNLIRSHSMGIGAPFTKTETRAMMVLRANALAKGHSGIRPLVVEKILEFLNNDIIPVVPSQGSVGASGDLAPLSHLALTIIGEGEAWGADGKPVHVTELLKQKGITPLELKAKEGLSMINGCQVMTSIGLLSLWENRRLLWLADLAGAMSLEGLRGSRKPFDPLIQASRPHAGEGKTGRNLIKLMGETSPIAESHAVNDPRVQDAYSLRCMPAVHGAAKDALRYAVKVLETEANSSTDNPLVFADANKVLSCGNFHGMPVAHAMDFAGIALSSQASISECRISKMISTQMSELPPFLTPNGGLNSGHMIVQVAAASLVSENKVLAHPASVDSIPTSAEKEDHVSMGTIAARKFAQILRNAENVVAMELLSATQALDLLAPLKPSAAVKAAHEHIRKTVPFAKEDRIFSKDVEAIKAMMVSGELMAVVENAVGKLEW; translated from the coding sequence ATGCAAATTACTGGTGAGAATATCACGCTCGAAAACCTATATGAAATCGCTCACAACCCTTCCATCAAAGCGGAGCTTTCTGCTTCTGGAAGAGCCAATATGCAAAAGTCCCGCGACTATATCGAGGGTCGTATTGCCAGTGGTGAAGTGATGTACGGTGTGAACACCGGCTTTGGTGCTTTTTCTTCCGTGCGCATCTCGGATGCTGAAATCGAACAACTGCAAAGAAATCTGATTCGTTCCCACTCCATGGGTATCGGCGCTCCGTTCACGAAAACGGAAACTCGCGCGATGATGGTTCTGCGTGCGAATGCTTTGGCCAAAGGCCACAGCGGTATTCGTCCACTGGTTGTAGAAAAAATTCTTGAGTTCCTGAATAACGACATCATCCCGGTGGTTCCTTCTCAAGGTTCCGTGGGTGCGTCGGGGGATTTGGCTCCGCTGTCTCACCTGGCTTTGACCATCATCGGTGAAGGTGAGGCGTGGGGTGCAGACGGTAAGCCAGTACATGTGACTGAGCTGTTGAAACAAAAAGGCATTACTCCGCTGGAGCTGAAAGCCAAAGAAGGTCTTTCCATGATCAATGGCTGTCAGGTGATGACCTCCATTGGCCTTTTGTCTTTGTGGGAAAATCGCCGCCTGTTGTGGTTGGCGGATCTTGCCGGTGCGATGTCTTTGGAAGGTTTGCGTGGTTCCAGAAAGCCATTTGATCCATTGATTCAAGCCAGCCGTCCTCATGCGGGTGAAGGTAAAACCGGTCGCAATCTGATCAAGCTTATGGGCGAAACCAGCCCGATCGCGGAAAGCCATGCGGTGAATGACCCGCGCGTTCAGGATGCGTACTCTCTTCGTTGTATGCCGGCTGTTCACGGTGCTGCGAAAGATGCTTTGAGATACGCGGTGAAGGTTCTGGAAACAGAAGCGAACTCTTCCACCGACAATCCGCTGGTGTTTGCGGATGCGAACAAAGTTCTTTCCTGCGGGAATTTCCACGGTATGCCAGTGGCCCACGCGATGGACTTTGCGGGGATTGCTTTGTCATCCCAGGCCAGCATCAGCGAATGCCGTATTTCCAAAATGATTTCGACCCAGATGAGTGAGCTTCCTCCATTCCTGACTCCAAACGGGGGCTTGAATTCCGGACACATGATCGTGCAGGTGGCAGCCGCTTCCCTGGTCAGTGAAAACAAAGTGTTGGCACATCCGGCGAGCGTGGACTCCATTCCGACGTCGGCTGAAAAAGAAGACCACGTTTCCATGGGTACTATCGCGGCTCGCAAATTCGCACAGATTCTGCGTAACGCGGAAAATGTGGTGGCGATGGAATTGTTGTCTGCAACTCAGGCTCTGGATTTGTTGGCTCCGCTGAAACCGTCTGCTGCGGTGAAGGCTGCGCACGAACACATTCGCAAGACTGTGCCGTTTGCGAAAGAAGACCGCATTTTCTCTAAAGATGTTGAGGCGATCAAAGCCATGATGGTGTCTGGAGAACTGATGGCCGTCGTGGAAAACGCGGTCGGCAAACTGGAATGGTAA
- the hutU gene encoding urocanate hydratase, translated as MSRVVKAPTGNKMVCKGWLQEAAYRMIQNNLDPVIAEHPENLVVYGGIGKAARNWESFDKILEALKELENDETLLVQSGKPIGILKTHEDAPRVLLANSNLVPKWATWEHFNELDKKGLMMYGQMTAGSWIYIGTQGIIQGTYESFVEAGRQHFGGNLTGRVILTAGLGGMGGAQPLAGVFAGACVLAVEIDPTRIQKRLETKYVDEVATDLDDALARIKKYTAAGEAKSIALQGNMATVIHQLIEKNFTPDLLTDQTSAHDPLVGYIPEGYTVETAKTFRENDQKAYLKAAYDSMAKHVRGMLAMKDRGAVTFDYGNNLRARAQEAGVENAFDYPGFVPAFIRPLFCKGSGPFRWVALSGDPNDIKVTDDAMRKLFPHKKDLLRWLDMAEERIAFQGLPARICWLEYGERAKAGLMFNQLVAEGKVKAPIVIGRDHLDCGSVASPNRETEAMKDGSDAVSDWALLNALVNTACGATWVSLHHGGGVGMGYSQHAGQVIVADGTEKAARRLERVLTADPAMGVFRHLDAGYELAHDVAKERGVRSLWL; from the coding sequence ATGTCTCGAGTAGTTAAGGCCCCTACGGGCAACAAGATGGTGTGTAAGGGGTGGTTGCAGGAAGCGGCTTACCGAATGATTCAGAACAATCTGGATCCGGTGATTGCTGAGCACCCGGAAAATTTGGTTGTCTATGGTGGTATCGGTAAAGCGGCTCGTAACTGGGAATCTTTCGACAAGATTCTGGAAGCGCTGAAAGAGCTTGAAAATGACGAGACTCTTTTGGTTCAGTCCGGCAAACCTATCGGTATTCTGAAAACACACGAAGACGCTCCTCGCGTGCTTCTGGCGAACTCCAACCTTGTGCCTAAATGGGCGACGTGGGAGCACTTCAACGAACTCGATAAAAAAGGTCTGATGATGTACGGTCAGATGACGGCGGGTTCCTGGATCTATATCGGAACACAAGGGATCATCCAGGGGACTTATGAGTCCTTCGTGGAAGCTGGTCGTCAGCACTTTGGCGGCAACCTTACTGGCCGCGTGATTTTGACAGCGGGTCTGGGCGGTATGGGTGGAGCACAACCACTGGCGGGCGTTTTTGCCGGTGCCTGCGTTCTGGCGGTTGAAATTGATCCAACTCGTATCCAAAAACGTCTTGAAACCAAGTACGTGGATGAAGTGGCGACAGACCTTGACGACGCTTTGGCGCGCATCAAAAAGTACACGGCTGCCGGCGAAGCCAAATCCATCGCTTTGCAAGGCAACATGGCGACGGTGATCCATCAATTGATTGAGAAAAACTTCACTCCGGATCTTCTGACCGATCAGACCTCTGCGCACGATCCATTGGTGGGTTATATCCCAGAAGGTTACACTGTAGAGACGGCGAAGACCTTCCGTGAAAATGACCAAAAAGCTTATTTGAAAGCGGCTTATGATTCCATGGCGAAACACGTTCGCGGCATGCTGGCGATGAAAGATCGCGGTGCTGTTACGTTTGACTATGGTAACAACCTGCGCGCGCGTGCTCAGGAAGCGGGTGTTGAAAATGCCTTCGACTACCCAGGCTTCGTTCCAGCGTTCATCCGTCCTTTGTTCTGCAAAGGTTCTGGCCCGTTCCGCTGGGTGGCTTTGTCTGGTGATCCAAATGATATCAAGGTCACTGACGATGCGATGAGAAAGCTATTCCCGCACAAGAAAGACCTGCTGCGCTGGCTGGACATGGCTGAAGAGCGCATTGCCTTCCAGGGCTTGCCAGCACGTATCTGCTGGTTGGAATACGGAGAGCGTGCGAAAGCGGGCTTGATGTTCAATCAACTGGTGGCGGAAGGTAAAGTGAAAGCTCCGATCGTTATCGGTCGAGATCACTTGGACTGCGGATCTGTGGCGTCTCCAAATCGCGAAACCGAAGCGATGAAAGACGGATCTGACGCTGTCAGCGACTGGGCGTTGTTGAATGCACTTGTGAACACCGCTTGTGGTGCCACTTGGGTCAGCTTGCATCACGGTGGTGGTGTGGGCATGGGTTACAGCCAGCACGCGGGTCAGGTGATCGTTGCTGACGGTACGGAAAAGGCCGCACGTCGTCTGGAAAGAGTGTTAACTGCCGATCCAGCAATGGGTGTATTTAGACATTTGGACGCAGGTTATGAATTGGCTCACGACGTAGCAAAAGAGCGCGGTGTCCGCAGTCTTTGGTTGTAA
- a CDS encoding ABC transporter substrate-binding protein, whose translation MKSTAKAVAINRAVNMKAVKLLISLFVLLLLFVFNFEAKAQAPDVVRVGNLKFAHYGAISYMSEYCTKYNLKVTERVFAKGIDIMPAIIAGEIDVAASAADAAIAGRSGGVPIYAVAGFAEGGARIVIRPDLGIKSVKDFKGKKVGVARGGAQELLLLAELAKHNLTWSDQPGKDVRIVYMAFADLNQALQAKNIDAMAQSEPQASQAINKGFGVELLKPYDTPMGEPIRTLVMTEKMYNTKKPVAERFMKCFVEATKTFIEKPELAEKYVIEKMFKNQITSQDFKDAIGNSPYTYDLTVEHIQITTDFMVKYGVGRMQKPPKASDWVKLDLLTDAKKALGVK comes from the coding sequence ATGAAATCGACAGCGAAAGCAGTGGCGATCAATCGCGCTGTAAATATGAAAGCAGTGAAGCTGCTAATAAGCCTTTTTGTTTTGTTGCTTCTGTTTGTGTTCAACTTTGAAGCCAAAGCTCAAGCCCCGGATGTTGTGCGAGTTGGAAATCTGAAGTTCGCTCACTATGGTGCGATCAGCTACATGAGTGAGTACTGTACCAAGTACAACCTGAAAGTGACCGAGCGTGTGTTCGCTAAAGGCATTGATATCATGCCGGCGATTATCGCTGGTGAAATCGACGTGGCCGCCAGCGCTGCGGATGCGGCGATTGCCGGTCGTTCGGGCGGAGTGCCTATTTATGCCGTGGCGGGCTTTGCTGAGGGTGGCGCGCGCATCGTGATCCGTCCGGATCTGGGCATCAAGTCGGTGAAAGACTTTAAAGGCAAAAAAGTCGGTGTCGCCCGCGGTGGGGCGCAGGAGTTGTTGTTGTTGGCAGAACTTGCCAAGCACAATCTGACCTGGTCCGATCAGCCGGGTAAAGACGTGCGCATTGTGTACATGGCCTTCGCCGATCTGAATCAGGCCTTGCAGGCAAAGAACATCGACGCCATGGCGCAGAGTGAGCCTCAGGCCTCTCAGGCGATCAACAAAGGTTTCGGCGTCGAGCTGCTGAAGCCGTATGACACTCCAATGGGTGAACCGATCCGTACCCTGGTGATGACAGAAAAAATGTACAACACCAAAAAGCCAGTCGCGGAAAGATTCATGAAGTGCTTCGTGGAGGCAACCAAAACCTTCATCGAAAAGCCGGAGCTGGCTGAAAAATACGTGATCGAAAAAATGTTCAAAAACCAGATCACTTCCCAGGACTTCAAGGATGCTATCGGAAACTCTCCGTACACTTATGATCTGACCGTTGAGCACATTCAGATCACCACCGACTTTATGGTGAAATACGGTGTGGGTCGTATGCAGAAGCCGCCAAAAGCTTCTGACTGGGTGAAGCTGGATCTGTTGACGGATGCCAAAAAGGCATTGGGTGTGAAGTAG
- a CDS encoding ABC transporter permease: MKKDQGLLSKLKGVWVPAIVIILWEVVVRAGWVNPQVLPAPSAVLVKWYQYLMPLEAYDPAQGSKFAWYFSGELIRDLWESFYRVFLGFVIGGGLALPLGLLMGASQRIYDYMNPLIQVLRPIPPIAYIPLAILWFGLGNPPAVFLIALGAFFPVLMNTIVGVRAVDSIYIRAGKNLGAGSFLMFRKIIVPAAMPYILSGVRIGIGTGFICMIVAEMIAVNNGLGYRILEAREYFWSDKIIAGMFSIGLLGLAIDTVVSRLNNYLLRWHRGLE, from the coding sequence ATGAAGAAGGATCAAGGATTGCTATCTAAACTCAAAGGTGTCTGGGTACCGGCGATTGTGATTATATTGTGGGAAGTCGTGGTGCGCGCAGGCTGGGTGAATCCTCAGGTCCTTCCGGCGCCGTCGGCAGTCCTCGTCAAGTGGTACCAGTATCTGATGCCACTGGAGGCTTACGATCCCGCGCAAGGTTCGAAGTTTGCCTGGTATTTCTCGGGCGAACTGATTCGCGATCTTTGGGAAAGCTTCTATCGTGTGTTCCTGGGCTTTGTGATCGGTGGGGGCCTGGCTTTGCCGCTAGGACTTTTGATGGGGGCAAGCCAGCGCATTTATGATTATATGAATCCGCTGATTCAGGTTCTGCGTCCGATTCCGCCGATTGCCTACATTCCTTTGGCGATCTTGTGGTTCGGACTGGGGAATCCTCCGGCTGTGTTCCTGATTGCCTTGGGTGCCTTCTTCCCGGTTCTGATGAACACCATCGTGGGCGTGCGTGCGGTGGACAGCATCTATATCCGTGCCGGAAAAAATCTGGGTGCGGGATCTTTCCTGATGTTTAGAAAAATCATCGTACCTGCGGCGATGCCGTACATTTTAAGTGGTGTGCGCATCGGCATCGGTACGGGGTTCATTTGTATGATCGTGGCTGAAATGATCGCGGTGAACAACGGTCTGGGGTATCGCATTCTGGAGGCCCGCGAATACTTCTGGTCTGACAAGATTATTGCCGGAATGTTCTCTATCGGTCTGTTGGGGCTTGCGATCGACACTGTCGTCAGCCGTTTGAATAACTATCTGCTGCGCTGGCATCGAGGTCTTGAATAA
- a CDS encoding ABC transporter ATP-binding protein, with protein MSNPTQIEIKHVSKVFKGSEQDVIALKDIDFNIPEGQFVCLLGPSGCGKSTLLNAIAGFSLPSDGDVFVGGHKIVEPGPDRGMVFQEYALFPWMTVEDNITFGLKIKNAPPDQIEQKLQQLLKTLKLTDFRKRFPKDLSGGMRQRVAIARVLALDPPIMLMDEPFGALDALTRRSLQDELLKIWSELKKTVVFVTHSIEEAIYLADRIIVMSYRPGTVKKDVTVQIPRPRNPADVDFNNLKRELSQMVMAEQNRFEMAQMMGSTGD; from the coding sequence ATGTCGAATCCAACACAAATCGAAATCAAACATGTTTCCAAAGTTTTCAAAGGCTCCGAACAGGATGTAATTGCCTTGAAGGATATTGACTTCAATATCCCGGAAGGACAGTTCGTTTGTCTGCTGGGGCCTTCAGGTTGTGGCAAGAGCACTCTTTTAAACGCCATTGCCGGGTTCTCGCTGCCCTCGGACGGTGACGTCTTCGTCGGTGGTCATAAAATCGTGGAACCGGGACCTGACCGCGGCATGGTGTTTCAAGAGTACGCTCTGTTCCCATGGATGACGGTCGAAGACAACATCACCTTTGGTCTTAAAATCAAAAACGCCCCGCCAGATCAGATTGAACAAAAGCTGCAGCAGCTTTTGAAAACGCTGAAGCTGACAGACTTTAGAAAACGCTTCCCGAAAGACCTTTCCGGGGGGATGAGACAGCGTGTAGCGATTGCCCGCGTATTGGCCCTGGATCCGCCGATTATGCTGATGGACGAACCGTTTGGTGCATTGGATGCCCTTACCCGTCGAAGTCTGCAGGATGAATTGTTGAAAATCTGGAGCGAGCTGAAGAAGACCGTGGTGTTTGTCACTCACAGTATCGAAGAAGCTATTTATCTGGCGGATCGTATTATTGTGATGAGCTATCGTCCGGGCACAGTGAAAAAAGACGTGACCGTGCAGATCCCGCGTCCGCGCAATCCCGCCGATGTTGATTTCAACAATCTAAAACGTGAATTGTCGCAGATGGTGATGGCAGAGCAAAACCGCTTCGAGATGGCCCAGATGATGGGTTCGACCGGAGACTGA